In a single window of the Streptomyces sp. NBC_00353 genome:
- a CDS encoding mycothiol-dependent nitroreductase Rv2466c family protein has protein sequence MNDPRTHTPVDFWFDPVCPWTWLTSRWMLEVEKVRPVTTTWHVMSLAVLNEGRLDELPERIRVLMGQAWAPVRVLTAASQAHGPDVLEPLYTALGTRFHLQQQPRTRPTIEAALRDVGLPVGLADTGDTEAYDEALRASHQKGIALVGEDVGSPVIAVPASATDAGQVAFFGPVVTPAPKGEEAGRLWDGTLIVASIPGFYEMKRSRTVGPVFD, from the coding sequence GTGAACGACCCCCGCACCCACACGCCGGTCGACTTCTGGTTCGACCCCGTGTGCCCGTGGACCTGGCTGACCTCCCGCTGGATGCTGGAGGTCGAAAAAGTCCGGCCCGTCACCACCACCTGGCATGTGATGAGCCTGGCCGTCCTCAATGAAGGCCGCCTCGACGAACTGCCCGAACGCATCCGTGTCCTGATGGGGCAGGCGTGGGCACCGGTTCGTGTCCTGACCGCAGCCTCGCAGGCCCACGGCCCCGACGTGCTGGAGCCTCTGTACACCGCGCTCGGCACCCGATTTCACCTGCAGCAACAGCCCAGGACCCGCCCGACCATCGAAGCCGCCCTGCGCGATGTCGGACTCCCCGTGGGCCTGGCCGATACCGGCGACACAGAGGCCTACGACGAGGCGCTGCGGGCCTCGCACCAGAAGGGCATCGCTCTGGTCGGTGAGGATGTCGGCAGTCCCGTCATCGCAGTACCGGCCTCGGCCACCGATGCCGGCCAAGTGGCGTTCTTCGGCCCGGTCGTCACACCCGCCCCCAAGGGCGAAGAGGCCGGACGGCTGTGGGACGGCACCCTGATCGTCGCCTCCATACCGGGCTTCTACGAGATGAAGCGCAGCCGCACCGTCGGTCCTGTCTTCGACTGA
- a CDS encoding muconolactone Delta-isomerase family protein: MQEFLVGLTTTVPEGTDPAEVDRRRAAEAVRAGELAAAGHLVRLWRPVGELRSVGLWRAADEAELYEGVLGTLPLWPWMAAVVTAVQSHPNDPGGIARAV; the protein is encoded by the coding sequence ATGCAGGAGTTCTTGGTCGGGCTCACCACCACCGTTCCCGAGGGCACCGATCCGGCCGAGGTCGACCGCCGCCGCGCGGCCGAAGCCGTCCGGGCCGGCGAGCTGGCCGCCGCAGGCCATCTGGTCAGGCTGTGGCGCCCGGTGGGTGAACTGCGCAGCGTCGGTCTGTGGCGAGCCGCCGACGAGGCCGAGCTGTACGAGGGGGTGCTCGGCACGCTGCCCCTGTGGCCATGGATGGCGGCGGTGGTCACCGCTGTCCAGTCACACCCCAACGACCCGGGCGGGATCGCCCGCGCCGTCTGA
- a CDS encoding TetR/AcrR family transcriptional regulator, producing MGRTSDAKEKILSAAHTLIELRGYSALGVAEICKTAGVPKGSFYYFFESKEALALAVINEQWAEQQRDWTRILKSEAPPLQRLRQLFEETEADQRAGQQSCGTVSGCMFGNLTLEMSNQTEAVREHLQAIFEAQVEMVDSVITEALGRGEVTVTDTREAARSVVAQLEGQVLFAKLYNNTSQLSALWTNCVALLGARTAQAPANA from the coding sequence ATGGGACGGACCAGTGATGCCAAAGAGAAGATCCTCAGCGCCGCGCACACGCTCATCGAGCTGCGCGGCTACTCGGCTCTGGGTGTGGCCGAGATCTGCAAGACAGCCGGAGTGCCCAAGGGCAGCTTCTACTACTTCTTCGAGTCCAAGGAGGCTCTCGCGCTCGCCGTGATCAACGAGCAGTGGGCCGAACAGCAGCGCGACTGGACCCGCATCCTGAAGAGCGAGGCGCCGCCACTGCAGCGGCTGCGGCAGCTGTTCGAGGAGACAGAAGCCGACCAGCGGGCCGGCCAGCAGAGCTGCGGGACCGTTTCGGGCTGCATGTTCGGGAATCTCACCCTGGAGATGAGCAACCAGACCGAAGCTGTCCGCGAGCACCTACAGGCGATCTTCGAGGCCCAGGTCGAGATGGTCGACTCGGTCATCACCGAGGCCCTGGGGCGTGGCGAGGTCACCGTCACCGACACGCGTGAAGCTGCCCGGTCCGTGGTCGCGCAACTCGAGGGCCAGGTCTTGTTCGCCAAGCTCTACAACAACACTTCCCAGCTCAGCGCCCTCTGGACGAACTGCGTGGCACTGCTGGGCGCCCGCACGGCGCAGGCGCCGGCCAACGCCTGA
- a CDS encoding nitronate monooxygenase has translation MISPLAALGVSTPILAAPMAGGPTTPALVTAAARANSLGFLAGGYRTADALAGQIAKVRSDGVGFGVNLFAPNPVPVEPEAFRRYARAVAPEARAYGVDVHTAEIVEDDDNWQDKVHLLLTDPVPVVSFTFGIPEAAVIAALRAAGTLVVQTVTSAAEARLAAEAGVDLLAVQASAAGGHSGTLTPQHIPAAVPLTDLLGEVRQAVSLPLVAAGGVATPADVAGALRAGATAVMVGSVLLRADEAGTSRPHRAALADPARRRTVVTRAFTGRPARALRNDFTDRYTDLAPAGYPALHHLTSPMRRAAAAADDPERINLWAGTGYRHAAAEPAGQILQGLASEL, from the coding sequence ATGATCTCGCCACTGGCCGCTCTCGGAGTGAGCACCCCGATTCTCGCCGCACCGATGGCCGGCGGCCCCACCACGCCCGCGCTGGTCACCGCGGCGGCCCGGGCGAACAGCCTCGGGTTTCTTGCGGGCGGCTACCGAACCGCCGACGCCCTGGCCGGGCAGATCGCCAAGGTCCGCTCCGACGGCGTGGGCTTCGGGGTCAATCTCTTCGCGCCCAACCCCGTTCCGGTTGAGCCGGAAGCCTTCCGGCGCTACGCCCGCGCTGTCGCACCCGAGGCCCGGGCCTACGGCGTCGACGTCCATACAGCCGAAATCGTCGAGGACGACGACAACTGGCAGGACAAGGTCCACCTGCTACTGACCGACCCGGTACCGGTCGTCAGCTTCACCTTCGGCATCCCGGAGGCAGCGGTGATCGCCGCGCTGCGCGCCGCGGGGACCCTGGTCGTCCAGACGGTCACCTCGGCTGCGGAGGCCCGCCTGGCCGCGGAGGCCGGCGTGGACCTGCTGGCCGTGCAGGCCTCGGCAGCAGGAGGACACTCCGGCACGCTCACCCCGCAGCACATTCCGGCGGCCGTCCCCCTGACCGACCTCCTGGGCGAGGTGCGCCAGGCGGTGTCCCTGCCGCTCGTCGCCGCAGGCGGAGTGGCGACCCCGGCGGACGTGGCCGGGGCACTGCGTGCCGGAGCCACAGCTGTCATGGTCGGCAGCGTCCTGCTGCGTGCCGACGAGGCCGGCACCTCACGACCCCACAGGGCTGCGCTCGCCGACCCGGCACGGCGCCGGACCGTGGTGACCCGGGCGTTCACGGGGCGTCCCGCACGGGCACTGCGCAACGACTTCACCGACCGCTACACCGACCTCGCCCCCGCCGGCTATCCCGCACTGCACCACCTGACCAGCCCGATGCGCAGAGCTGCCGCCGCCGCGGACGATCCCGAACGGATCAATCTGTGGGCCGGCACCGGATACCGGCATGCCGCAGCCGAACCCGCCGGGCAGATCCTGCAGGGGCTGGCGTCCGAGCTCTGA
- a CDS encoding HAD-IA family hydrolase: MTHRTGLILDFGGVLTTPLLPAVLAFEQREGLAEGACVAALYLDEDAVRRTHDLERGAVTQAEWNIAAARKLGVAADNLMGRIFADLRPETTMIKAAAAARRAGVAVGILSNSVGLDPWNLYDGYDLDQLYDAVVISEQHGMRKPEPAVFQLMLEMLGKPAEDCVFVDDTEQYLAPAAELGLAGVHAKDPKETIAQLEALLGVSLV, translated from the coding sequence ATGACCCACCGCACCGGCCTCATCCTCGACTTCGGCGGCGTTCTGACTACGCCTCTCCTGCCCGCCGTGCTCGCCTTCGAGCAGCGCGAGGGTCTGGCTGAAGGCGCCTGCGTCGCCGCGCTGTACCTCGATGAGGACGCAGTCCGGCGCACCCACGACCTCGAACGCGGAGCGGTCACTCAGGCGGAGTGGAACATCGCGGCAGCGAGGAAGCTCGGTGTGGCCGCCGACAATCTCATGGGCCGTATCTTCGCGGATCTGCGTCCGGAGACCACCATGATCAAGGCTGCGGCCGCCGCCCGGCGGGCCGGGGTGGCGGTGGGGATCCTGTCCAACTCCGTCGGTCTCGACCCGTGGAATCTGTACGACGGGTACGACTTGGACCAGCTGTACGACGCCGTGGTGATCTCCGAGCAACACGGGATGCGCAAGCCCGAGCCGGCCGTCTTCCAGCTCATGCTGGAGATGCTCGGCAAGCCCGCCGAGGACTGTGTCTTCGTGGACGATACCGAGCAGTACCTCGCGCCGGCAGCGGAGTTGGGGCTGGCGGGCGTCCACGCCAAGGACCCGAAAGAGACGATCGCGCAGCTGGAGGCCCTGCTCGGAGTTTCGTTGGTCTGA
- a CDS encoding SpoIIE family protein phosphatase, translating to MKNTSAVGEHRRRGGSTRIRGTDVAATLYRALRETVHRLDAVAAVVYLLDEDHTRLRAAMIGGSPPSSFTLPGRMELDAPYASARALASGRLTVLTDPDPAAADQQPVPPYPYIAISAPVIAANHRFGAITVLRLETQGGCEAADCTGLTEIGDELAVALTELAESGVAITPGHMPVLVPAFGADPALCTPGWGVPGVPGSAGTSLLYPQKRLADMLNQATTMDHIVGAARYCVMSPFRAQGLVLASVDEGRLWVLGHSGDSSGMVRNLHGARLDARTPAAEAVRGRPLFFSGGRLSATDSDCPEDEPEAEAYLPLVGSRHVIDLPLIESKNVVGVCCLSFDAPRGFPPEERAILSMMAGALGAAVERVQLGMEQRAVAECLQRWLLPATLSELPRLTTTARYRPATVTSQVGGDWYDVIKLPGERVVLVVGDVEGHAMASAAVMGQARSAVVAYATEGHRPAAVIDRTGRLLAELGTELLVTCCVVALDTADGMAEVALAGHPQPLVQRPDGSIGPLEAPANVPLGVATMDGYRGREHVLDPGSVLMLYSNGLVDCAATGPGATLETLLGSGSSEAGSDLEQLADRLIAEAAGPHQRRDDAVLLLARYEGAGVEGVTRTGSLHIQRRDLHGVKAARSFVEQRLRSWGLAEMSDDLELMVSEIVTNAIIHAGSDVDVRLRAYTDRVRLEVRDSDSNPPVPSPLSLSEEGNAEAEHGRGLLIVEALAGLWNSSPNGRGKTVSLDVPIPDA from the coding sequence GTGAAGAACACCAGCGCAGTCGGAGAACACCGCCGCAGAGGCGGGTCCACGCGGATCCGGGGCACTGATGTGGCGGCGACCCTGTACCGCGCGCTCCGCGAGACCGTGCACCGGCTGGATGCCGTGGCGGCAGTGGTCTACCTCTTGGACGAAGACCACACCCGACTCCGGGCCGCGATGATCGGCGGCAGCCCGCCTTCCTCTTTCACACTCCCCGGGCGGATGGAGCTGGACGCGCCCTACGCCTCCGCACGTGCCCTGGCCTCAGGACGGCTGACCGTCCTGACCGATCCCGACCCGGCCGCGGCGGACCAGCAGCCGGTGCCGCCCTATCCGTACATCGCCATTTCGGCTCCTGTCATCGCCGCGAACCACCGCTTCGGCGCCATCACCGTCCTTCGGCTGGAGACCCAGGGCGGCTGCGAGGCAGCGGACTGCACAGGATTGACGGAGATCGGTGACGAGTTGGCGGTGGCCCTGACGGAACTGGCGGAGAGCGGCGTCGCGATCACACCAGGTCACATGCCGGTACTCGTGCCGGCATTCGGTGCGGATCCAGCCCTCTGCACGCCGGGCTGGGGGGTGCCCGGCGTTCCTGGCTCCGCGGGCACGAGCCTCCTGTACCCGCAGAAGCGTCTTGCCGACATGCTGAACCAGGCCACGACCATGGACCACATCGTCGGGGCAGCCCGGTACTGCGTCATGTCCCCCTTTCGCGCCCAGGGCCTGGTCCTGGCCTCGGTCGACGAGGGCCGCCTGTGGGTTCTCGGGCACAGCGGGGACTCCTCCGGCATGGTCCGGAACCTCCATGGCGCCAGGCTGGACGCCCGGACGCCGGCGGCGGAGGCGGTCCGGGGGCGTCCGCTGTTCTTCTCCGGCGGCCGGCTGTCGGCTACCGACTCCGACTGCCCCGAGGACGAGCCGGAAGCCGAGGCGTACCTCCCTCTCGTCGGAAGCAGGCACGTCATCGATCTTCCTCTCATCGAGAGCAAGAATGTCGTCGGCGTCTGCTGCCTGTCGTTCGACGCGCCCCGCGGCTTCCCGCCCGAGGAGAGGGCCATCCTGAGCATGATGGCAGGAGCCCTGGGCGCGGCGGTGGAGCGCGTCCAACTCGGCATGGAGCAGCGCGCGGTTGCCGAATGCCTCCAACGGTGGCTCCTCCCGGCCACGCTCTCCGAGCTGCCCCGACTGACCACCACAGCGCGCTATCGGCCTGCCACGGTCACTTCCCAGGTGGGCGGTGACTGGTACGACGTGATCAAACTGCCGGGTGAGAGAGTCGTGCTGGTCGTCGGTGACGTGGAAGGCCACGCCATGGCGAGCGCCGCCGTCATGGGCCAGGCGCGTAGTGCGGTGGTGGCCTACGCAACCGAGGGCCACCGCCCCGCCGCGGTGATCGACCGGACCGGCAGGCTGCTCGCCGAACTGGGTACGGAACTGCTCGTGACGTGCTGCGTCGTCGCCCTGGACACGGCAGACGGCATGGCCGAGGTGGCCTTGGCCGGTCATCCCCAGCCGCTGGTGCAACGGCCCGACGGGAGCATCGGCCCTCTGGAAGCACCTGCCAACGTGCCTCTGGGCGTCGCGACGATGGACGGCTACCGCGGGCGTGAGCACGTTCTTGACCCCGGGTCCGTCCTGATGCTGTATTCGAATGGCCTGGTCGACTGCGCCGCGACCGGCCCGGGGGCCACTCTGGAAACGCTGCTCGGCTCCGGCAGCAGCGAGGCCGGGTCCGATCTCGAGCAGTTGGCCGACCGCCTGATCGCCGAGGCGGCGGGCCCCCATCAGCGCCGCGATGACGCGGTGCTGCTCCTCGCCCGCTATGAAGGAGCCGGTGTCGAGGGTGTGACGCGGACGGGGAGTCTGCACATCCAGCGTCGCGACCTGCACGGGGTCAAGGCGGCCCGCAGTTTCGTGGAGCAGAGGTTGCGGTCCTGGGGGCTGGCGGAAATGTCGGACGACCTCGAGCTCATGGTCTCCGAGATCGTGACCAACGCGATCATCCACGCGGGCAGCGACGTCGATGTGCGGCTGCGGGCGTACACGGATCGCGTGCGGCTGGAGGTGCGGGACTCCGACAGCAACCCGCCCGTACCTTCGCCCCTGTCGCTCTCCGAGGAGGGAAACGCAGAGGCCGAGCACGGCCGTGGTCTCCTTATCGTGGAGGCCCTGGCCGGGCTGTGGAACAGCTCCCCGAACGGCCGTGGCAAGACCGTCTCTCTGGACGTGCCGATCCCGGACGCCTGA
- a CDS encoding Ohr family peroxiredoxin has product MAETNYTAVVTATGEGRNGGRAQSTDGLLDLTLAIPQEMGGAGGATNPEQLLAAGWASCFLGAVKITAAKRKVSLKDLAVVAEVTLHHKHETGDYSLSAVLHLELSGVDQKTAEELGAGAHEICPYSKALDIPVAIEATVA; this is encoded by the coding sequence ATGGCTGAGACGAACTACACGGCCGTTGTCACCGCGACCGGCGAGGGCCGCAACGGCGGCCGCGCCCAGTCCACCGACGGTCTGCTCGACCTCACCCTTGCCATCCCGCAGGAGATGGGCGGCGCCGGCGGAGCCACCAATCCTGAGCAGCTTCTCGCCGCGGGGTGGGCGTCCTGCTTCCTGGGTGCGGTCAAGATCACTGCTGCGAAGAGAAAGGTTTCTCTGAAGGACCTGGCCGTCGTCGCCGAGGTCACCCTGCACCACAAGCACGAGACGGGCGACTACAGCCTCAGCGCCGTTCTTCACCTGGAGCTCAGCGGGGTGGACCAGAAGACCGCGGAGGAACTCGGCGCGGGCGCCCACGAGATCTGCCCGTACTCCAAGGCGCTCGACATCCCGGTCGCCATCGAGGCCACCGTCGCCTGA
- a CDS encoding alcohol dehydrogenase catalytic domain-containing protein, whose amino-acid sequence MSTYRAIEVTGARNFELVTREVPTPPAGHVRLRVESCGVCHSDVLAVEGLRADPAQPIVPGHEVVGVIDAVGEGVHTWHIGDRVGVGFLNGHCGECTPCRRGDFVNCTNQPQTGTTTDGGYAEVLIARSSGLVRVPDGMSPVDAAPLLCAGLTTFSALRQLDARPGALVAIQGIGGLGHLGLQYATRLGYRVAAIARGQEKEQLAVELGASHYIDSSAEDPGAALQKLGGADAIIATAASGGSMTPLIPGLAPRGHMVVVGIAPDPVSISTPDLVLGTRTISGSLTGSSMENEDNLDFSSRFGIRPMVETLPLAQAPEAYERMMSGRARFRVVLDMTA is encoded by the coding sequence ATGTCCACCTATCGCGCAATCGAAGTCACAGGGGCGCGGAACTTCGAGCTGGTCACCCGAGAGGTCCCCACGCCGCCCGCCGGGCACGTGAGGCTGCGGGTGGAGAGCTGCGGGGTCTGCCACTCCGACGTGCTTGCCGTGGAGGGCCTGCGGGCCGATCCGGCGCAGCCGATCGTTCCCGGCCACGAGGTCGTCGGTGTCATCGACGCCGTCGGCGAGGGTGTGCACACCTGGCACATCGGGGACCGGGTGGGCGTCGGCTTCCTCAACGGCCACTGCGGCGAGTGCACGCCCTGCCGCCGCGGAGACTTCGTCAATTGCACGAACCAGCCCCAGACCGGGACGACCACGGACGGCGGATACGCGGAGGTGCTCATCGCCCGCAGCAGCGGCCTGGTCCGGGTGCCGGACGGCATGTCCCCCGTCGATGCCGCCCCGCTGCTCTGCGCCGGCCTGACCACCTTCAGCGCCCTGCGCCAGCTCGACGCCCGCCCCGGCGCCCTCGTCGCGATCCAGGGCATCGGAGGCCTCGGGCATCTCGGACTCCAGTACGCCACCCGGCTCGGCTACCGCGTCGCGGCCATCGCCCGGGGTCAGGAGAAGGAGCAGCTCGCTGTCGAGCTGGGCGCGAGCCACTACATCGACAGCTCGGCGGAGGACCCCGGTGCCGCGCTCCAGAAGCTGGGCGGGGCCGACGCCATCATCGCCACCGCGGCAAGCGGCGGCTCGATGACGCCGCTGATCCCGGGCCTGGCTCCGCGCGGGCACATGGTGGTGGTCGGCATCGCCCCGGACCCCGTCTCGATCTCCACACCGGATCTCGTCCTGGGCACGCGCACCATCAGCGGGAGCCTCACCGGCTCCTCCATGGAGAACGAGGACAACCTCGACTTCAGCAGCCGCTTCGGCATCCGTCCGATGGTGGAGACGTTGCCGCTGGCGCAGGCGCCCGAGGCGTACGAGCGGATGATGTCCGGCCGGGCCCGCTTCCGGGTCGTACTGGACATGACCGCCTGA
- a CDS encoding TetR/AcrR family transcriptional regulator produces MARRSMREEIVDAAVAQFHSKGYNAAGVKDITDAAGTPKGSFYNHFESKESLAVVALNRYGASRRLEDLAASGIAPLVRLRKHFEFLRDETVDAGFARGCLIGNFGTEVADHSETIRAGVRESLGQWASMISGVLVEAQQAGAVRADLDTEKTARFLLNAWEGTLIAARSSRSRDDFDDFFDTAFGTLLAPPPAEAQP; encoded by the coding sequence ATGGCCCGACGAAGCATGCGTGAAGAGATCGTCGACGCGGCGGTCGCGCAGTTCCACTCGAAGGGGTACAACGCCGCCGGCGTCAAGGACATCACCGATGCCGCCGGCACCCCCAAGGGGTCGTTCTACAACCACTTCGAGAGCAAGGAGTCACTGGCCGTCGTCGCCCTGAACCGCTACGGCGCGAGCCGGCGGCTGGAGGACCTGGCAGCGTCCGGCATCGCACCGCTGGTGCGTCTGCGCAAGCACTTCGAGTTCCTGCGCGACGAGACCGTGGACGCGGGATTCGCCCGGGGCTGCCTGATCGGGAACTTCGGGACCGAGGTCGCCGACCACAGCGAGACGATCCGTGCCGGTGTCCGCGAGTCGCTCGGCCAGTGGGCCTCGATGATCTCCGGCGTGCTCGTCGAGGCACAGCAGGCCGGCGCGGTGCGAGCGGACCTCGACACGGAGAAGACGGCGCGGTTCCTCCTCAACGCATGGGAGGGCACGCTCATCGCCGCGCGCTCCAGCCGGTCGCGCGACGACTTCGACGACTTCTTCGACACGGCCTTCGGGACGCTGCTCGCGCCGCCGCCGGCAGAGGCTCAGCCGTAG